The segment TGCATCAATATAAACCCGGGGCTTCCGGATGCCCCGGAAGGGAGGAACGATGAAAAGGGACGGGATGATCGGCGTGGCGGTCCTGGCGGTGCTGGCATTCACGGTGTCTCTGGCGGCCGCCGGACCCGGAAGGGGCTGGAAAGGAAGCGGAGGCTGGGGGATGGGCGGCGGCTACCAGAGGATGTACAACCCGGCGACCGTTGAGATGGTTACCGGGACGATCGAGAGCATCGACCGGACGGTCCCGATGAAGGGGATGAACCGGGGCGTGCACCTGACGTTGAAGACGGAGAAGGAGACGCTGGCCGTCCACCTCGGGCCGGTGTGGTACGTCGAGAGACTCGATAACGAGTTGAAGAAGGGCGACTCCGTCGAGGTCAAGGGGTCCCGTGTCACGTTCGCCGGGAATCCGGCGATCATCGCCGCGGAGGTGAAAAAGGGGGATGCGGTCCTGAAGCTCCGGGACGACAACGGCATCCCCGCCTGGGCCGGGTGGCGAAGGTAGGAAAGCCCGGCGGGAGTTGCTCGCGGGTATGAGCACCGGGCTGGGAGGGGGTTCGTTCTGCTGGAAGCCCCCCACCAGCCCGGGGAAGGAATCGACTGGCGGAACGCCATCCACCCAAGCCGGTTAAGGGGAATAACAAAGTCTGGGATCGATGTCCCCCGCAGCAAATCCCTGAAACCACCCTGCATCGCGAAAAGGGAAAAAATATTGACAACGGATGATTTGTTGCTATCGTACTTATTAAATATCGAATATACGCATTAACGAATAGAAATGAGGGAGCGATGGAAAAGACCGACATTTTCGAGTTGCACGCCGATTTGTGCAAGACCCTCTCGAACCCCAAGCGGCTCATGATCCTCGCCTTGCTGGCCAAGAAGGAGATGAGCGTAGGGGAAATCGCGGAAGTGATCGCGGTCCCCCTCTCGAACGTGAGCCAGCACCTGTCGTTGCTGAAAGCGCAAAGCCTCGTGCAGACCCGGAAGGATGGGCAGACCGTCCACTACAGCCTCTCCGACCGCAGGATCATCCAGGCGTGCACGTTGATCCGATCCGTCCTGCTGGACAAGATGAAGGAGCGCGGCCAGATCGCGCGGGAGATCGACCCCCGGTACGTGGTGGCCGCCGTATAAGCGGCCTTTGGAAACCATTTCGGACGAAGCAGAAGGAGGGAACGTCATGGCTTTGGATCTGTCGACCCTGAAAGTGGACAAGACGATCGACGCCCGGGCGACCGCATGCCCGGGGCCGCTCCTCGAGGCGAAGCGGGCCATCGCGGCGGTGCCGGTGGGCGGTGTTCTCGAAGTGATGTCCTCCGACGAGGGGACCAACGAGGACATCCCCCTCTGGGCGAAGAAGGTCGGGCATGCTTACCTCGGCAACTCGGAGGAGGCAGGATACTGGCGACTGTTCGTGAAGCGGGGGAAGTAGGTGGCCAAGGCCGCGCCCGCCGGGGGGACCCGTCCGAAGATCCTGGTCTTCTCCACGAACAACATCTCCGACCCGGGGATCGATCTCGCCGGAAGCCAGCACATGAGTTACTCCCCTTCGGTCAAGGTGATCAGCGTCCCGTGCTCCGGCGGAATCAACCCCACATGGATCGTCTACGCGCTCGAGTCCGGTTTCGACGGCGTATTCATCGCGGCGGACGGGGGCGACTGCGCCTTGCTTCCCGACTGCACCGCGCGGACCGCCCGGATCGCCGGGAAGGCGCAGGGGCTGCTGAAAGAGCGGGGGATCGACCCGCGCCGGGTGAAGATGGCCGCGATCTGCTCGGTCTGCTCGGAACCGTTCGTGTCGCACATGCGGCAGTTCACCGAAGCGTTGAGCAAACTGTAAAGGCGGGTCTCATGGACTACGACGTTCTCATCGTCGGCGGCGGCATCGCGGGGATGGAATCCGGCCTCACGCTGGGCGACATGGGATACAAGGTCCTCCTCGTGGAGAAGGAGGCCAGCATCGGCGGGAAGATGATCCTGTTGAGCAAGGTCTTCCCCACCCTCGATTGCGCCAGCTGCATCTCCACGCCCAAGATGGCCGCCACCGCGCATCACCCCAACCTGACCGTTTTTACCTACAGCGAGGTGGAGGGGATCGTCCGGAAGGACGGCGGCACGTTTGCCGTCCGGCTCCTCAAAAAGCCGACGTTCGTGGATCCCGCGGCGTGCACCGGGTGCGGGGAATGCGAGCTGGCGTGCACTGTGGCGATCTCCGACAAGTTCAACACCGACCTGGTGGCAACGCGGGCCGCCCACATCGCGTTCCCCCAGGCGGTCCCGAAGAAGGCGGTCATCGAGCGGGCCGGCACCTCCCCCTGCTCGTTCGCCTGTCCGGCGGGCGTGAAGGCGCACGGCTACGTGTCCCTCGTCCGCAGCGGCAGGTACGAGGAGGCGTTCCGCCTGCACATGGAGGACGCCCCCCTCCCCGGATCCTTAAGCCGCGCTTGCTACGCGCCGTGCGAGGGGCAGTGCACCCGGGGCGAGGTCGAGGGGAAGGTGCCCATCCGCGGGATCAAGCGGTTCATGGTCGATACCTACTACGAGCGGCACCCCGAGCCCGAGTACGGTCCGCCGGAATCGCAAAACGGGAAAAAGATCGCGATTGTCGGCTCCGGCCCGGCGGGACTGTCGGCGGCATACTTTCTCGCCCGCAAAGGGTACGGCGTCACGGTGTTCGAAGGCGGGCCTGAGGCCGGCGGGATGCTTCGACACGCCATCCCTCCGTTCCGGGTCCCCAAGGAGCTGGTGGACCGGGATATCCGGAACGTCACCGCCCTGGGGGTGGAGATTCGGACCGGCACACCCGTCGGGTCCATCGCCTCCCTGAACGACCAGGGGTTCGACGCCGTGTTCCTCGCGGTTGGAATAACGGACGGGCAGGGGATGAAGGTACCCGGTCGGGAGCTGTCGGGCGTCACCGAGTCGATGGAGCTGCTTGCGACCGGGAACGCCGGCGCCCGCCCTTTCGACGGTGAACTGTCGCTGAACGGGAACGGGACGATCCAGGCCGACCCCGAGACGCTTGCGACCTCCCTGCCGAACGTCTTCGCCCGGAGGCGACGACGTGACTGGCCCTTCATCCATGCGATTGCCGAGGGGAAGCGCGCTGCCTTCTATATCGACCGGTCGCTGCAGGGGCTCCCCCTGTCCGGGATCACCTTCGACGCCCGCCTCCCCTCGGTGGACGGCAAAGAGGTGCTCGGCCGGGCGGATGTGCCGCCGTCGGCACGGGTTCCGGTCGTTCCGCTGGAGCTGCCCGCCATCAGCCGTTCCCGGTCGATGGAAGAAGTGGAAAAAACGATGACCGAAGAGGAGGCCCGTTACAGCGCGGGCCGCTGCCTGGACTGCGGGGTCTGCTCGGAGTGCCACCAGTGCGTGGCGGCCTGTCCCGCCGGCGCCATCCACTTCGACATGCGGGAGGAGAGGAAAACGGTCGAGGTCGGCTCCGTCCTGGTCGCCACGGGCTTCACGCTCTTCGACCCGAGGAGAAAGCCCGAATACGGGTTCGGGGTGTACCCGAACGTCATCACGGCGATGCAGATGGACCGGATCCTCGCCCCCACCCGGCCGTTCAACGCCGTCGTGCGCCCCTCCGACGGGAAGGCGCCGTCGAACATCGCCTTCGTCCTGTGCACCGGCTCCCGCGACTGCACCGTCGACAACCGGCTCTGCTCCCGGGTCTGCTGCATGTACTCGATCAAGCAGGCCCAGCTCCTCATGGGGGCGTTGCCGCTGGCCGACGTCACCATTTACTACATCGACATCCGTGCCTTCGGGAAGGGGTACGAGGAGTTCTACGAGCAGGCGAAGGGGATGGGGGTGCGATTCATCAAGGGGAAGGTGGCGAAGGTGGACGAGACGGGGGAGGGGGACCTCCTCGTGCGGTACGAGGACATCGAAGGAAACGGTGGGACGCTTACGGCGGAGCACGACCTCGTCGTCCTGTCGGTGGGCCTCTCCGCCAACCCGGAAGCGTTCGGGTTGTTCCCGCCGGGTCTGCTTTCGGCGGACCCGTTCCGGTACGTCCGCGAGGTCGACCTGGACCTGGAGCCGGGGAAGACCAGCATCGACGGGGTGTTCGTCGCAGGGACCGCCTCCGCGATCCGCGACATCCCCGACACGATCCTTCACTCCGGGGCGGCGGCCACCCAGGTCGCGTCCTTTCTCCAGGGAAAGCGGGCGCTGCGATGAGCGGGAGACGGATCGGGGCGTTCATCTGCCACTGCGGCGGGAACATCTCCGACTACGTCGACGAGGAGAAGGTCCGCGCCGCGGCGGAGAAGGAATCCGGGGTCGTCGTGGCCAAGACGTTCCTCTTCGCCTGTTCGGAGGCCTCCCAGCAGGAGATGATCCGGATCCTCCAGGAGGAGAAGCTCGACGGCATCGTGATCGCCTCCTGCTCCCCCAAACTGCATCTCACCACCTTCCGCGCGATGGCGCAGCGGTCCGGGTTGAATCCCTACATGTATACCCAGGTCAACGTCCGGGAGCAGTGCTCCTGGGCGCACCGGCACGAGCGGGAAGAGGCCACCGGGAAGGCGATCCACCTCGTGCGGGCCGGGATCGCGCGGACCCGGTTCGGCGTGCCGCTGACCAACCTCCGGATCGAGACGACCCCCGCGGCGCTGGTCGTGGGAGCCGGCGTCGCGGGATTGCGCGCGGCCCTGGCGCTCGCAGACCTCGGAATGGCCGTGTACCTGGTGGAACGGGCCGTGGAGGTCGGTGGACGGGTTCCCGCGTGGGGCAGGATGTTCCCCAACGACCGGGAAGGGGCGGAGATGATCGACACCCTGCATCAGGCGGTCCGCCGGAGGGAGAACATCACGCTGTTCACGGGCGCCGAGGTGGTCGGGAAAAGCGGATGCGTCGGGGACTTCTCCGTCAAGGTCCGCGTCCGCGGTGCGGAGGAGATCGCGCTGCACGTCGGGGCCATCGTGGTCGCCACGGGGTTCGACCCGTATGCCCCGAAGGCGGGCGAGTTCGGATACGGCCTTCCCGGAGTCGTCACGTTGCCGGAGTTTCGGGAGCTTCTGGCCACGGCCAAGGGAAAGCTGCGGTACCGGGACCGGGAGGTAAAAACCATCGTCTACGTCTACTGCGTCGGCAGCCGCCAGGCGGCGACGGAGGAGAACCCCCACCCGAACCTGTACTGTTCCCGGTACTGCTGCACGGCGGCGGTTCACACCTCCCTCCTGGTCAACGCGGCCGACGGCGGCGTCAACCAGTATCACCTGTACCGCGACATGCGGACCTACGGGAAAAACGAGATCCTCTTCGAAGAAGCGGGCCGCAAAGGGTCGGTGTTCGTCCGGTACGCCGATGACGCTCCCCCCGTGGTGGAGCGGCCGGACGGCGAGCTGCTCGTCCGGGTCCGGGACGGCCTTCTCGGCGGCGAGGAGATCGGGATCCCGGCGGACCTCGTGGTCCTTGTCACGGGAATGGCGCCCCGGGAAAACGCGAACCTCGCGAACGTTCTGAAGCTCCCCATCGACGCCGGAGGGTTCTTCAACGAGATCCACCCCAAGCTGCGTCCCGTGGAAACGCTGATCGACGGCGTCTTCATCTCCGGGGCCGCCCAGGGGCCCAAGACGCTCGCGGAGAGCGTGGCCTCCTCCCTGGCGGCGGTTTCCAAGGGGGCGGCGCTGCTGCTCAAAGGGTACGTCGATCTGTCCCCCCTCGTCGCGAAGGTCGACACGGACGCGTGCTTATGGTGCGGGGAGTGCGAAAAAGCGTGTCCCTACGACGGGGCGGTCGAGAAGGTGCGGCAGGGGGATAAGGAGGTTGCGTACGTCCACCCCGCGCTTTGCAAGGGGTGCGGGGGGTGCGTTCCCGTCTGCCCCGTGGAGGCGATCGACCTGGAGGGGTACACCAACGCCCAGGTGAAGGGGATGATCGACGCGCTGGTCCGGGAGGCCGTCTGATGGGGACCGGACGGAGACGGGATCCTTCCGAGGTGATGCGGGACGAGATGCTCATGAAGGAGAAGATCGCGTCCCTCCTGCGCGAGGGTCCGAGGACCATCCCGGAGATCGCCGACGCGCTTCGGTGCCCGTCCCGGGAGGTTACCCTCTGGGTGATGGCCCTCCGGCGGTACGGCGCCCTGGAGGAACTCCCGAAACCGAAGGCGGACGATTACTACCGGTACAAGCTGGCGAAGTCGTAGAGGGGGGGGAGATGGGCGGTCGGGTCACACCGGGGTTGTACAGGGAAGTCGCGAAATACGGCGGCGGAGACATCACGGCGTGCATGAACTGCGGCAACTGCACGGCCACCTGTCCCCAGTCCCAGGATGCGGGGGGGTTCCCACGCCGGATCATCCATCTCCTGCAGATGGGGCACACGGAGAAACTCGCTGCGTCCCTCGAACCGTGGCTCTGCTACTACTGCGGTGAATGCTCGGACACCTGCCCCCGGGATGCGAACCCTGGCGAGACCATGATGGCAGCCCGTCGATACCTCACCGGGGTGTACGACTGGACGGGCCTGGGGAGGAAGTTCTACGCTTCGGTGCGCTGGG is part of the Deltaproteobacteria bacterium CG2_30_66_27 genome and harbors:
- a CDS encoding DNA-binding protein; translation: MKRDGMIGVAVLAVLAFTVSLAAAGPGRGWKGSGGWGMGGGYQRMYNPATVEMVTGTIESIDRTVPMKGMNRGVHLTLKTEKETLAVHLGPVWYVERLDNELKKGDSVEVKGSRVTFAGNPAIIAAEVKKGDAVLKLRDDNGIPAWAGWRR
- a CDS encoding SirA family protein, with protein sequence MALDLSTLKVDKTIDARATACPGPLLEAKRAIAAVPVGGVLEVMSSDEGTNEDIPLWAKKVGHAYLGNSEEAGYWRLFVKRGK
- a CDS encoding methyl-viologen-reducing hydrogenase subunit delta gives rise to the protein MAKAAPAGGTRPKILVFSTNNISDPGIDLAGSQHMSYSPSVKVISVPCSGGINPTWIVYALESGFDGVFIAADGGDCALLPDCTARTARIAGKAQGLLKERGIDPRRVKMAAICSVCSEPFVSHMRQFTEALSKL
- a CDS encoding 4Fe-4S ferredoxin, encoding MSGRRIGAFICHCGGNISDYVDEEKVRAAAEKESGVVVAKTFLFACSEASQQEMIRILQEEKLDGIVIASCSPKLHLTTFRAMAQRSGLNPYMYTQVNVREQCSWAHRHEREEATGKAIHLVRAGIARTRFGVPLTNLRIETTPAALVVGAGVAGLRAALALADLGMAVYLVERAVEVGGRVPAWGRMFPNDREGAEMIDTLHQAVRRRENITLFTGAEVVGKSGCVGDFSVKVRVRGAEEIALHVGAIVVATGFDPYAPKAGEFGYGLPGVVTLPEFRELLATAKGKLRYRDREVKTIVYVYCVGSRQAATEENPHPNLYCSRYCCTAAVHTSLLVNAADGGVNQYHLYRDMRTYGKNEILFEEAGRKGSVFVRYADDAPPVVERPDGELLVRVRDGLLGGEEIGIPADLVVLVTGMAPRENANLANVLKLPIDAGGFFNEIHPKLRPVETLIDGVFISGAAQGPKTLAESVASSLAAVSKGAALLLKGYVDLSPLVAKVDTDACLWCGECEKACPYDGAVEKVRQGDKEVAYVHPALCKGCGGCVPVCPVEAIDLEGYTNAQVKGMIDALVREAV